One window of Vanessa cardui chromosome 5, ilVanCard2.1, whole genome shotgun sequence genomic DNA carries:
- the LOC124529741 gene encoding glycine-rich RNA-binding protein 5, mitochondrial isoform X2 — MDWRTALVVLSILFYVNAFSKYGRTCKDIGCLNSEVCVLAEDPCSYGRASDCGTYPTCKKKSQVEGSHSEPARPSIPKPVPQSPTHDFDSAPSYPAPAPPTNTHSGSPYGGNAPSGGNSPYGSRSPYDNSPYGSNGGSSPYGGSNGGSPYGGNSPYGGSNGGSPYGGNSPYGGSPNRGSNPYSPSSNGGLGGTGGKSPLDSIFNTLNNFANGGGAGGSTGSSSGSGLSNIFGNILGNIAQPTYQQPNYNKNYGQSHAHNGATTRKPVHYGWNVSVTVIFTYLIQLYIQNIIRN, encoded by the exons ATGGATTGGAGGACTGCCTTAGTGGTGCTCAGCATTCTCTTTTATGTTAACGCATTCTCGA AATATGGTCGAACGTGCAAAGACATAGGATGTCTCAACAGTGAAGTGTGCGTGCTCGCCGAAGATCCTTGCTCGTATGGACGAGCTTCAGACTGCGGAACATATCCAACGTGTAAAAAGAAGAGTCAAGTTGAAG gTTCACACTCAGAGCCAGCACGGCCATCCATCCCAAAACCTGTACCACAATCACCCACCCATGACTTTGATTCAGCTCCTAGTTATCCTGCCCCTGCACCACCCACTAATACCCACAGCGGTTCACCATATGGTGGTAACGCACCGAGTGGAGGAAATTCACCATATGGTAGTCGATCACCTTACGATAATTCTCCCTACGGCAGCAATGGCGGAAGTTCTCCTTACGGCGGTAGTAACGGTGGCTCGCCTTACGGCGGCAATTCACCTTATGGCGGTAGTAACGGTGGCTCGCCCTACGGCGGCAATTCACCTTATGGGGGATCTCCTAACAGGGGCTCGAATCCTTACAGTCCAAGCAGCAACGGCGGACTCGGAGGCACAGGAGGAAAAAGTCCTTTAGACAGCATTTTCAACACGCTGAATAATTTCGCTAACGGTGGTGGTGCTGGAGGCAGCACTGGAAGTTCCAGTGGAAGCGGTCTCTCGAACATCTTCGGAAACATTCTCG GAAACATTGCCCAGCCCACCTATCAACAGCCGaattataataagaattatgGACAAAGCCATGCCCACAATGGAGCCACTACGAGAAAGCCAGTACATTATGGCTGGAATGTTAG TGTGACAGTGATTTTCACGTACCTGATACAACTATACATCCAGAACATTATAaggaattaa
- the LOC124529741 gene encoding hyphally regulated cell wall protein 3 isoform X1 produces MDWRTALVVLSILFYVNAFSKYGRTCKDIGCLNSEVCVLAEDPCSYGRASDCGTYPTCKKKSQVEGSHSEPARPSIPKPVPQSPTHDFDSAPSYPAPAPPTNTHSGSPYGGNAPSGGNSPYGSRSPYDNSPYGSNGGSSPYGGSNGGSPYGGNSPYGGSNGGSPYGGNSPYGGSPNRGSNPYSPSSNGGLGGTGGKSPLDSIFNTLNNFANGGGAGGSTGSSSGSGLSNIFGNILGNLSKSGGLNGLFNTRPIMENPSYPSYSSNSRSSNTQNYPSGNIAQPTYQQPNYNKNYGQSHAHNGATTRKPVHYGWNVSVTVIFTYLIQLYIQNIIRN; encoded by the exons ATGGATTGGAGGACTGCCTTAGTGGTGCTCAGCATTCTCTTTTATGTTAACGCATTCTCGA AATATGGTCGAACGTGCAAAGACATAGGATGTCTCAACAGTGAAGTGTGCGTGCTCGCCGAAGATCCTTGCTCGTATGGACGAGCTTCAGACTGCGGAACATATCCAACGTGTAAAAAGAAGAGTCAAGTTGAAG gTTCACACTCAGAGCCAGCACGGCCATCCATCCCAAAACCTGTACCACAATCACCCACCCATGACTTTGATTCAGCTCCTAGTTATCCTGCCCCTGCACCACCCACTAATACCCACAGCGGTTCACCATATGGTGGTAACGCACCGAGTGGAGGAAATTCACCATATGGTAGTCGATCACCTTACGATAATTCTCCCTACGGCAGCAATGGCGGAAGTTCTCCTTACGGCGGTAGTAACGGTGGCTCGCCTTACGGCGGCAATTCACCTTATGGCGGTAGTAACGGTGGCTCGCCCTACGGCGGCAATTCACCTTATGGGGGATCTCCTAACAGGGGCTCGAATCCTTACAGTCCAAGCAGCAACGGCGGACTCGGAGGCACAGGAGGAAAAAGTCCTTTAGACAGCATTTTCAACACGCTGAATAATTTCGCTAACGGTGGTGGTGCTGGAGGCAGCACTGGAAGTTCCAGTGGAAGCGGTCTCTCGAACATCTTCGGAAACATTCTCGGTAATTTGTCCAAGAGTGGAGGCTTAAACGGATTGTTCAACACGAGACCCATTATGGAGAATCCAAGTTATCCCTCGTATAGCTCTAATTCGAGGAGTTCTAATACCCAAAATTATCCATCAGGAAACATTGCCCAGCCCACCTATCAACAGCCGaattataataagaattatgGACAAAGCCATGCCCACAATGGAGCCACTACGAGAAAGCCAGTACATTATGGCTGGAATGTTAG TGTGACAGTGATTTTCACGTACCTGATACAACTATACATCCAGAACATTATAaggaattaa